A genome region from Macrotis lagotis isolate mMagLag1 chromosome 4, bilby.v1.9.chrom.fasta, whole genome shotgun sequence includes the following:
- the CCDC32 gene encoding coiled-coil domain-containing protein 32 — protein sequence MKSFENIDSAVPRSSRDLWAEICSCLPNPDQGDDPKDAFSDSFMDLSSGGENERKAIDLTVRQDLKPWAPLQDSEVYLASLEKKLKRIKGLSQEVTSKDMLRTLAQAKKECWDRFLQEKLESEFFMEGLESDESTLEHFKRWLQPDKVAISTEEIQYLIPPESKSEKPGEEPAALEQ from the exons atgaaatcatttgAGAACATTGATTCTGCTGTTCCAAGGTCCAGCCGGGACCTCTGGGCAGAAATCTGTTCCTGTTTACCAAATCCTGACCAGGGGGATGATCCCAAAGATGCCTTCTCTGATTCCTTCATGGATTTATCTTCTGGGGGcgaaaatgaaagaaaagctaTAGACTTGACTGTTCGGCAAGACCTAAAACCTTGGGCTCCATTGCAGGATTCAGAAGTGTATTTAGCATCTCTAG aGAAGAAACTAAAAAGAATTAAGGGTTTAAGCCAGGAAGTGACTTCCAAGGATATGCTTCGTACCCTTGCTCAAGCCAAGAAAGAATGCTGGGATCGATTTCTTCAGGAGAAGTTAGAATCTGAGTTCTTTATGGAGGGTCTTGAGTCTGATGAGAG TACTTTGGAACATTTCAAGAGGTGGCTGCAGCCAGACAAAGTGGCCATCAGCACGGAGGAGATACAGTACCTGATTCCGCCAGAGTCGAAGTCTGAGAAGCCTGGGGAGGAGCCAGCAGCCTTGGAACaataa